A single Candidatus Aquicultor sp. DNA region contains:
- the jag gene encoding RNA-binding cell elongation regulator Jag/EloR → MARTIETEGGTVEEAIQTALSELGVDRSQVEIETLEEEKKGFFGRGGGKARVRATIAEDEHMAETEKSEKQSDADRSQNESGLDKAVALIADIMHTSHVSGDIVVVEGEDVVQINISGSDPGVLIGKHGETLAAIQTIVNVVLKKAGTDKKVIIDVEGYRQRRAEALTETARIAATKALRMGRAVALEPMNSYDRRMVHLALQDNDQVHTVSEGEEPSRQVVITPKV, encoded by the coding sequence ATGGCGAGAACAATTGAAACCGAGGGCGGCACGGTCGAGGAAGCAATCCAGACGGCGCTCAGCGAACTCGGCGTCGATCGCTCACAAGTCGAGATAGAGACACTCGAAGAAGAGAAAAAAGGCTTCTTTGGGAGGGGCGGCGGTAAAGCTAGGGTAAGAGCGACTATTGCCGAGGATGAACATATGGCTGAAACCGAAAAGAGTGAGAAGCAAAGCGACGCCGACCGCTCACAAAATGAAAGCGGGCTTGATAAAGCGGTCGCACTGATTGCAGACATTATGCACACATCACACGTAAGCGGTGACATTGTAGTTGTTGAGGGCGAGGATGTGGTGCAGATCAATATCTCGGGGAGCGACCCAGGGGTACTCATCGGCAAGCACGGCGAAACACTTGCCGCAATTCAAACCATTGTAAATGTGGTGTTGAAAAAAGCCGGTACCGATAAGAAAGTTATTATCGATGTAGAGGGCTACCGTCAGCGCCGTGCCGAAGCACTGACCGAGACAGCGCGAATCGCCGCGACCAAGGCGCTTCGCATGGGGCGTGCAGTAGCGTTGGAGCCGATGAACTCATATGATAGAAGAATGGTACACTTGGCGCTTCAAGATAACGACCAGGTGCACACGGTGAGCGAAGGCGAGGAGCCAAGCCGGCAAGTGGTAATTACACCAAAGGTATAA